The genomic segment ATCTTTCCTTCAGTTCAGCGTAAAATGTGGAAGGCGGCAGGTGTCGATCATGTTTACTCTATTGCCACTGATCATTCTCCCTTTTTGTCAAATCCTACGGAGCTTGTTCAACGATTTCTTCAAATTCGAGACGAAATCGGGAGGAGTGTTTAAAGACCAAAAATTTGATCGTCAATAAAGCAGAATAAGCGATATAAATACTACAAGGAGCTCAATGATGATACAAATAGTAGATGTTCGAGACAACCCTGAACTCGTGGACGATGCCATACAATTCTTCTGGAAACAATGGGGGTCAGAAGGCAACTTCAATTTTTATAAGGACTGTATTACTCAATCCTGTAAGACTGAAAGCGAAATACCAAGATTCTATTTGGCCATTGAAGATGACAATATCATTGGATCGTATGCAATTTTAAGAAGTGATCTTAATAGTAGACAGGATTTGAGTCCTTGGTTTGCTTGCCTTTATGTTCGTCCAGAAGCGAGGGGAAAGAAGATAGGAGATCTTTTACAAGCTCATGCCATCAATGAGACAAGGGACAAAGGATATGTAAAGCTATATCTTTGCACTGATCTAATGGGCTACTATGAAAGAACGAATTGGATATACGTTGGTAAGGGGTATTCTCTTAGTGATGATGAAATAAGAATCTATGAATATCTAATAAAAGATTAGTTGAACGGGCATCGACATGATGGAAACACTTTACAAAAAATGCTATGCACTTTATACTATGTCCAAGCACGGTTCAGGGGGATATCAAAATGATTCATTTTGTCTTAATAATTAATAAATCCTATAACCATCATAATAGATAGGCGTTTGTATTGCGGAATTTTTTCCGTAGGTACAAGCGCTTCTTGGCGTTATACCTACGGACTTGAAGCATATGAGTCATGTAGGTGTTTTTTATCCTATATGGCTCTTTTTGGTTTAACAAAAAATTGGAGGTAGAAAAGTGCAAAACTCGAGCA from the Aureibacillus halotolerans genome contains:
- a CDS encoding GNAT family N-acetyltransferase; its protein translation is MMIQIVDVRDNPELVDDAIQFFWKQWGSEGNFNFYKDCITQSCKTESEIPRFYLAIEDDNIIGSYAILRSDLNSRQDLSPWFACLYVRPEARGKKIGDLLQAHAINETRDKGYVKLYLCTDLMGYYERTNWIYVGKGYSLSDDEIRIYEYLIKD